In Penaeus vannamei isolate JL-2024 chromosome 4, ASM4276789v1, whole genome shotgun sequence, a single window of DNA contains:
- the LOC113806238 gene encoding uncharacterized protein → MEKKLCNVDFRHNKKLTKLGIDLNKKVDKNKVIFNFSDRILSDEQKEVLSLGFDYCIPPSTIPHNQFFLCFEKLCHTIKNCEIYKDRWNHITNSISTVAHDTYKKFKCHVKSIHTPYPSLTPLIALRDDNNIVITKPDKGRGVVILNRDDYFSKLNTILSDSSKFKPIMSDTATHLLKLEDKLNRLLRSIRTSIGEMTYNLLTISGSKPGRLYGLPKIHKIGQPLRPIISAIGTFNYNLAKFLVQLITPLTTNEYTIENSFSFIKEISDLKPLRPVTMASFDIESLFTNVPLSETTDIILNKTTSSLLNSYGLNKTTYRKLLDIAAHNSVFTFNGSIYTQVDGVAMGSPLGPCYANTFLCHHEQTWMNDCPANFKPILYRRYMDDTFLLFNDPSHINPFLSYLNSQHPNIKFTCETEQNNKLSFLDTSITFHNNCFYTSTYRKPTFTGLGLHYLSYIPHIYKLNSLTTLINRAYNICSTWASFHDEVSFLSKYFTTNGYPSYLFYKALRKFLSQKFNPKPASATVNKDIKYIKLPYMGGLSFDLRKSLNKILRRCYPQISFRFVFYNNNTVGNFLKNKEMCNSELCSNVVYLFTCPSCQARYVGSTSRWLRHRILEHKGKSIRTGLQLSKPSFSAIREHSHLHNHPFSNTDFKILTSHLNRFDLIIAESLHIQTMKPELNNTATATTLFTI, encoded by the coding sequence atggaaaagaaattatGTAATGTTGATTTCagacacaataagaaattaaCTAAGCTAGGAATTGACCTAAACAAAAAAGTGGACAAGAATAAGGTTATTTTCAACTTTTCTGATCGGATATTATCAGATGAACAAAAAGAAGTCCTTTCTTTAGGTTTCGATTATTGTATACCACCCAGTACCATTCCCCATAAccagttctttctttgttttgaaaaACTATGTCACACCATCAAAAACTGTGAGATTTACAAAGATAGATGGAATCATATCACCAACAGCATTTCTACTGTGGCACACGATACCTACAAGAAATTCAAATGTCATGTCAAGAGTATTCAtactccatatccctcccttacacccctaaTAGCTCtaagagatgataacaatattgttatcacaaaACCAGATAAGGGACGTGGAGTTGTTATCCTAAACAGAGATGACTATTTTAGTAAACTAAACACGATACTTAGTGATTCCTCCAAATTTAAACCAATCATGTCTGACACTGCCACTCATCTACTGAAATTAGAAGATAAACTAAACAGACTCTTACGCTCGATAAGAACATCTATCGGAGAAATGACTTATAATCTCCTGACTATATCTGGCTCAAAACCTGGTCGCttatatggccttcctaaaattcataaaattggtcagcctttacgccccatcatctctgccattggtactttcaattacaatcttgcaaaattcttagttcaattgataacccctctaaccaccaatgaatataccatagaaaactccttctctttcatcaaagaaattagtgaccttaaaccactacggcctgtcacaatggccagttttgacatagagtcgttattcactaatgttcccctcagtgaaaccactgacataattttaaacaaaacaacctcctcactcttaaactcgtatggcctgaacaagacgacatacaggaaattattggacatagccgcacacaactcagtgtttaccttcaatggctctatttacacacaggtagacggtgtagcaatgggatcaccacttggcccttgttatgccaatactttcctttgccatcatgaacaaacatggatgaatgactgccctgctaatttcaaacctattttatatcgccgttatatggatgatacttttttactctttaacgacccctctcacattaatcctttcctctcatacttgaactcacaacaccccaatataaaattcacttgtgagactgaacaaaataacaaactatcatttcttgacacttccataacttttcataacaattgtttctacaccagtacctacaggaaacccacatttactggccttgggcttcattacctcagctacatacctcatatttacaagttaaacagcctcacaacacttatcaaccgagcttataacatttgttcaacttgggctagtttccatgacgaagtttcattcttaagtaaatattttactacaaatgggtatccatcttacctattttataaagccctacgcaaatttctaagtcagaaattcaaccctaaacctgcatctgccacagttaacaaagacattaaatatataaaactcccatatatgggcggtcttagttttgatctcagaaaatcattaaacaaaattctcaggcgttgctatcctcagatcagttttcgattcgttttttacaataataacaccgttggtaatttcttaaagaataaagagatgtgtaactctgaactatgttcgaatgtggtttacctgtttacttgtcctagctgtcaggctaggtatgtgggatccacctcacgatggctccgccaccgcattctcgaacacaaaggcaagtccatcaggacaggcctgcaactgagtaaaccatccttctcagcaatcagagagcattctcacctccacaatcaccctttcagcaatactgatttcaaaatcttgacctcccatcttaacagatttgacctcatcatagccgagtcactccacatccaaacgatgaaaccagagcttaacaacactgccactgcaaccaccctgtttaccatataa